One Oryza glaberrima chromosome 11, OglaRS2, whole genome shotgun sequence genomic region harbors:
- the LOC127754137 gene encoding uncharacterized protein LOC127754137, protein MVQSDNYDRRYERWTWKDVLYPHKDIKKRHKILPPPRLRDTDTPGSCVLFSVGTAVEAAFRASGIKVRQLSWQYIGEMIREDAQDRIFEALRVVKYHGIMMHDDFKRGIVNARRYKIHQFYQMGNPENVAITPQSTLDKHIIKAALDNFLKKSVLIGRIPTSLNYYDLEDGEHIYYFDGRSAALVEGLVETHSIAVIGFGFDEDVPFFEFIDCNGNGFSKEGFGRVSPISVIELFGFDICLD, encoded by the exons ATGGTACAATCTGACAATTATGATCGTCGTTATGAACGCTGGACCTGGAAAGATGTGCTATATCCACACAAAGATATCAAAAAGCGGCACAAAATCCTACCCCCTCCCCGTTTACGGGATACGGACACCCCTG ggAGTTGTGTTTTGTTTTCTGTTGGAACCGCAGTTGAAGCAGCATTTCGCGCCAGTGGAATCAAAGTCAGACAACTATCTTGGCAATACATTGGTGAAATGATTAGGGAAGATGCACAGGATCGAATATTTGAGGCGTTGCGTGTTGTTAAATACCATGGAATTATGATGCATGATGACTTCAAAAGG GGAATTGTCAATGCAAGAAGGTATAAGATTCACCAATTTTATCAAATGGGTAATCCAGAAAATGTTGCAATCACTCCTCAGAGCACTTTAGATAAACACATTATAAAAGCAGCCCTGGATAATTTTCTCAAAAAGTCGGTGCTGATTGGTAGGATACCAACAAGCTTAAATTACTATGATCTGGAAGATGGTGAGCACATTTATTATTTTGACGGGAGGTCTGCTGCTCTAGTGGAAGGCTTGGTTGAGACTCACTCAATAGCTGTGATAGGCTTTGGTTTTGATGAGGATGTCCCTTTCTTCGAGTTCATAGATTGCAATGGAAATGGTTTTTCAAAAGAGGGGTTCGGTAGGGTTTCACCAATAAGTGTAATAGAGTTGTTTGGGTTTGACATTTGTCTAGATTAG
- the LOC127755311 gene encoding uncharacterized protein LOC127755311 produces the protein MAAATSRLPMAAAAAAPFLHQPSQPAAEGIAESIRELEEIIRRQQQQHCGLGFVLAGGDLAPSSTPTTSGFDVVAAPPPPPPSPPALSGSGPLPQLPLNIEHLLPPQRATRNIPLYADKMKGCRTVAQQAKSFAEIALEHYNKTKKIKYELVEATRGNFIQGLDRRGYGHVNFTARRNREGSVEQIFFAELYYCGRKRTKTGFTVICCVPSGLDFTVGQRGVQ, from the exons atggcggcggcgacgtcgaggctccccatggcggcggcggcggcggccccgttCCTGCACCAGCcgtcgcagccggcggcggaggggatcgCCGAATCCATTCGGGAGCTGGAGGAGATCATACGgcggcaacagcagcagcactgCGGGTTAGGGTTCGTGCTGGCCGGCGGTGATCTCGCTCCGTCGTCTACCCCCACCACGTCCGGcttcgacgtcgtcgccgctcctcctccgccgcccccgtCCCCGCCCGCACTCTCCGGTTCCGGTCCTCTCCCTCAACTGCCGCTCAACATCGAGCATCTCCTCCCACCGCAGCGAGCTACTCG GAACATACCACTTTATGCGGATAAAATGAAGGGTTGTCGAACTGTTGCCCAGCAGGCTAAGAGTTTTGCAGAGATAGCACTTGAGCACTACAACAAAACCAAAAAG ATCAAGTATGAGCTTGTAGAGGCTACACGGGGCAACTTCATTCAAGGTCTAGACAGAAGGGGTTATGGCCATGTCAACTTCACTGCAAGGCGTAATAGAGAGGGTTCGGTGGAGCAGATATTCTTTGCAGAGCTTTACTATTGTGGTAGAAAGCGGACAAAAACTGGTTTCACTGTGATCTGTTGTGTGCCCTCGGGACTTGATTTCACTG TTGGACAGCGTGGTGTACAGTGA